The Caldicellulosiruptor obsidiansis OB47 genome segment GGCAGGACATTTAGGGATTTTAGTGCCAACAACAAATCAAGTGTCAGAGACACTAACAGCTTTGCAAAATAATAGGTTTTATGTCTCTGAGGTTGTTGAAATAATGATGCGTCAGTACAAGCCTGTACCAGAGCGTCTGCGACCCGATGATAGAATGATAGGGCATACCGCTTATATGATTTTTGCAAGGAAGATTCTGTGATGTAGAGTCAACAAAAATAAAGCTTTTTGACATAGCAATCCAACAATTTATAGCGATGAGAGTTTACGTAATATGACTTAAACAGTCCTAATAAAGATTTTGACATAGAAGGTCTTTTTGAGAACCTGACAAATTGCCTATTTTCTAATGTGGCAAAGAGCGAAAAGTTTGTGGTATAATTATTAAAAAGAGAAGTCTTGTGTTTTGAGCAAAGGTGGGTATAAGTTGGAAGTAAGTTTCCCCAATAAATATGAGTATTACACCTACGAAGAATTTTTGACCCTTCAAAAAGAGGAAAACCGATTTAAAATTGAATATGACAATGGCTTTATCTTTTCTATGGCCCCTGCTCATCCAAACCATGATAGAGTAAAGAACAAAATTGCAACAGCGTTTATTAATCATCTTGGATTTGGTGGCATGTGTGAAGTTTTCACAAGTGATATTGCTGTTGTCTTTGAAAATCAAAATGAAATTTACGAATTTCAGCCAGATATAATGGTATGCTGTAACCCTAAGCTTTTTAATGGTCCAAAGTACAAAGGACCCCCGCGCCTTGTTGTTGAAATACTATCATATTCGACTGAACACCGTGACAGAACAATTAAACTGTCTGTGTATGAAAAATTTCAAGTACCTGAGTACTGGATAGTTGACATTTCAAATGAGTGCATTGAGGTTTACAGCAACAATATCAATGGGAAATATTGCTCAATAAATAAATACAAAAAAGGTATGACAATAAAGGTATTTGATACCCTTGTTTTGGATGTTAATGAAATATTTAGTGTGATAAAATAAGATGTAAAAAATAGAAGGGGACTTTCCTAATTTAAGGTGCTATTCTATCTGGAAAGTCCCTTTTGTTGCATTAATTTGCCTGTTGTTTTACTAGTTTCAAAATGTATGAGGTCAATTATTTCTTAATGAATCCAATCTTGCTTTTCTGCTGTTGTAAGCAATATTAAATATTTCGGTTATCAAAATAAGAGTCATTAATGTTTTATCTAATAATTCTATTTCTCTCCTTATTTCATTTTTTTCAAAAAATACTATACTATTGATAAACAAAAAGTATGTGAAATAAATTGTCTTAAAATCCATAGTAACAGTTTCAATAGAAAACCAATAAAAAATTTTTGATATGAACCAATGAGTATTACATTTTTTAAATCTAGCATTTATGAATTCATCAGCCAGATAACAAATACTAAAATATGAGCTATATGCCAAAAGCATAAACATGAATATTTCCCCTTCTTGTGTTAAAAGAGGTATTACAGAATTCGTTATGTATTTTTTAAATTCGCTATAATAACTATAACCAATTATAGTTTTAAAAAAACTTTAAATAAATATATCCAAAGAATAAATGTATACAATCTCAAAATAGCCGAACATAAAGTTGATAAAAATTTACTAATTGGTATTATAAAAAATATCAAACACAGAATAAAGCTAACTAAAAATTTAAAAAAGGAACTACTAAAAATTTCAATGAACGAAATTACTAAGACAGTTATTAATAAAATTTTTCCAATTAAATCATCCTTATAATATCAGTAAATTAAAATAGTTCTTTAAAAATTTTACCCCAAAGATATCTATTAAAAGCACTTCCTTGCTTATCCTACCTTTTTTTAGTAGCCATAATAATATAAAAATACTAACAATGCAAAATCCCCAAAAGTATATTTCCCGAAGCTTATTTCTATATTGCTTCATTATAGAAACTCTCCTTTTAGTTTTAAACTAATATTTTACAATACCCACTGTTATTCCTGTATTTAACAAAATATCAAACCATGGTTCAACATATTTGTTACAACCCCAACAAAACCTTTATCTTCTCCTCAAATTCTTTCAACTTCCCATCGGACAATTTTCCAATCTTCTTTACAAGTCTTTCTTTTGAAATTGACCGTATATCTTCTGGTTTTGCAAATGACTCTCTGTCAAGTCTGCTTTCTTTTGGCTGGATCTTTACATGCAGAGGTATATTCTTGTTTTTGCTCGTGATTGGCACAACAACCACTAAGTCAGCAGGACATGAATTGAACTCATCAACTGAAACTATTACTGCTGGTCGAACACCACTTTGTTCATGTCCCCGCGTTGGGTTTAAATCTACAAGCCATATTTCGCCTCTTTTTGCACTCATTATTCAATCCCATCCTGCAATGTATTTTCCCACAGCTGTCTTTCTTCAATTTCTTCCTGCCACAGCTTACTGTTTTCTTTAAGAGCTGCATAAGCTTCAGCAGTTGCTGAAAGTAAAATTTTTCTTTTGTACTCTGCAAGGGCTTCCTGAATTACCTTTTGCATTGGTTGATTGAGCTGTTGAGAAAGTTTCTTTAAACTTTCATATGTTTCAATATCCACTCTTACTGTTGTTGTCTTGTTCATTATAAATATCACCCTGTAGATTAATTTATCTACTCTATAGTATACCGCATTGAAAAGATTTTTACAAACAAATGATTTGGTAACAAGATAATCGAAAACAACAAAGAAAGAGGGACTGTGCATCCAAATGATGACAGTCCCTTTGGCAAAAGTCAATATAAGATATTTTTATGGATTTACCATTGCAACAACTTTGCCATCGTAGCCTAAAAGGAGGTAAACTCTCTGGCCTGTTTTGAACGTATCTGACAAAATCCATGAGCTGTCACAGTTTTCGCTTATTTCGTATGTCTTTTCAACAAGTTTCCCTGTTGTTGGATCAAATACATTTGCAACAATAGCTTTAGGTGTAAACCTTGTAGGTTGATAACTTTTTAGATAACAGTCAACTTTGTTGTCCACTATCAAAATATAACTATTTCTGCCCCATATATCCTTTACTTCATAAACCACATTATATTTTTGGATATAGCTATAATCTACAACATCTCCATCTTTTATAAACTTCCTGCTGCCGCTTATATCCAAATCTCCTGCTTTCAAAGTCAGATATGTCTGGTCACCTGCAATGTATGGCTTGCTGTATACAGGGTCAAATATCACACAGTAGTCATATCCTTTTTTCTTAGTAGACAGTCCAAATACAAGCGAAGTTGACATCTGAAGCTTGCTAAGTGCTGTTGAAAAATCAATCTTTGAACCATTATAGTAATATGTTATATTCTGAGGCAATATCATATCAAGTTGACTACCACCCTTGTCAACTGTCACTTTGTTTGAAATGGCTGAAAGCACTGTCACACCTTCGGTTGAATTTAGCTTCTTGTACACAAGGGTTATTTGATTATCTTGGTCGATGTAAAGCCCATATTTTGCACCAAGTTCTAAATTCACATTTTGGTTTTCTGGCAATGTCAAAATTCCCTGGTCTGTCAACACTTCATTTACATCAAGCCCTTTTGCAGTTGAATATGTTCCTAAAATCACTGTTTCTACATACTTGCCGTAGCTGTCATAGTACGGGTCTTGAATTATTGCATACTCATATGAATTTCCTGCTGCGTTGTATCCAAAATAAATCTTCTGACCCGATTTTATTATGTTTTTCAAGCTATTGTAGTCAACCTTACTTCCATTGTAATAATAAACAGGTTTTTGTGGCAGGAAAGTAGAGCTGCTTGTGCTGCCTTTTTTGAGGACAACATTTGTATAGCTTATAACCTCTGTAACCTCTGCTGTATCGACGCTGTTGAGCTTCTTTACAACCTTTGTGATTGTATCATCTTTGATATATACCCCATATTTTGCACCAACTGTAAGCTTGCCTGCTGTGGATTTTACCGCGTATATCCCTTTGTCTGTTAAAACCTCGTTCGTAGATAACTTATCAGATACAACCGCATCTGCCAGAACGATAACCTCAGTATATGCACCATACTCAGATGAATATGGGTCCTGAAGAACAATATACTCGCAAGTTTTCTCATCCTTTGAGTATCCAAAATAGATTTTTTGACCTGATTTTAACGCGTTTTTCAAATCACTGTAGCTAATTTTATTGCCATTATAGTAGTAAATAGGTTTTTGTGGCAGGATTATGTTTTCCTGGCCGTTTGATGATTTTAACTTTACATTTGTATCACTAACAACATCTGTAATCTCATACAAATCCACAGTATTTAATTTTTTTACAACTAATGTTATCTTGTCATCCTTAACATAAACACCATACTTTGTACCAATCTCCAGTTTTGTGTTTATATCAGGTAAATAAAATATACCTTTGTCTGTTAAAACCTGATTGTTTTCTAAAGCAGGGTCCAAAAGTGCATCCTGCAAAACTATTGCCTCAATATAATTGCCGTACTGTGTGCCGTATGGGTCTTGAATAACATACGCCATAACCTTGCCTGTGTCAGGGTCTTTTGATACATAGAGTATCTGGTCTTCTTTTAAAATGTTTGGTAGATTTTCATAGCTCTGTTTTGTCCCCTGATAGTAATACAAAGGCTTGCTTGATAGCTGAATCTTTTGTGTCTTGCTGTTTTGCTGAACATCAAGTGTGTAATCATCTATATTTTTGATGGTAAACTTATCGGATACCCACACTTTTTGTAAAGCTGCAGTGATTGTATCATCTTTTATATACACTCCATACTTTGCTCCAATTTCAAGGTTTTCAGGTTTTATTGAAGATGCAACAAAGTATATTCCCTTGTTTGTCTGAACCTGGTTTGCTTCCAAAGACGATGATGTTTTAGGAGTTGCCAAAATCAGCACCTCATCGTAGTTTCCATAAATCTCTTGTGCATATATGTCTTTAATTACAATATAGTCCACTTTGCTCCTATCTTCAGAATAGATAAAGCTTATTTTCTGATTCGGCTTTAGTACATTTTCTATTGCGTCATAGCTCTGCTTTGATCCGTTATAATAGTATGTTGCTGAAGATGGCAAAGTAATTGATTTTGTCTTTCCACTTTCCTTGTAATATACAGTCTTGCTGCTTACCTTTGTGCTGACAATCTGGAAAGAGTCAGCTTCAGTACCAAACACTTTCGCGATTTTATTGTCGTCAACCTGAAGCATGTACTTTTTCCCAACTTCAAGTTGCGTCTTTGTTGCATTCACAAGCACTCCGCTGTCTGTCAAAACCTCATTTGAAAGAAGCTTTGAAGAAGTTTTGCCCGTATCAAGCACGACATATGATTTGTAAAGCCCAACATACTCAGAAAATTTTGTACCGTTGCTTTGGGATGAAGCTGATACTCCACTTAAAGCTGACTGGGTAGATTGAGCTTGAGTTCCTCCGCTTTTGACATAAGTATCAAGAAGTCTTGATAGCATCAAAGCGAGAGCCCAGCGCGGAACCTTTTGCGATGCAGAAAGGTTTATTCCTTTTATAAGCCCAAGCTCTGATGCCTTGTCGATATAATTCTGC includes the following:
- a CDS encoding Uma2 family endonuclease; translated protein: MEVSFPNKYEYYTYEEFLTLQKEENRFKIEYDNGFIFSMAPAHPNHDRVKNKIATAFINHLGFGGMCEVFTSDIAVVFENQNEIYEFQPDIMVCCNPKLFNGPKYKGPPRLVVEILSYSTEHRDRTIKLSVYEKFQVPEYWIVDISNECIEVYSNNINGKYCSINKYKKGMTIKVFDTLVLDVNEIFSVIK
- a CDS encoding type II toxin-antitoxin system PemK/MazF family toxin — its product is MSAKRGEIWLVDLNPTRGHEQSGVRPAVIVSVDEFNSCPADLVVVVPITSKNKNIPLHVKIQPKESRLDRESFAKPEDIRSISKERLVKKIGKLSDGKLKEFEEKIKVLLGL
- a CDS encoding CopG family transcriptional regulator, yielding MNKTTTVRVDIETYESLKKLSQQLNQPMQKVIQEALAEYKRKILLSATAEAYAALKENSKLWQEEIEERQLWENTLQDGIE
- a CDS encoding S-layer homology domain-containing protein; protein product: MRKKLLTVILLLCFVVVNFSLFSAFAAYKDIPSNATYKQAVEKLNKLGIFVYKDYFKPNTAILRGEFAAAIVKISNAEDEANLQKGYSQYPDIKPNTTLCGYVNWAVKKKYMTPMADNKFHPNDPLTFAQATTAIVRMLGYSDSDLSGIWPQNYIDKASELGLIKGINLSASQKVPRWALALMLSRLLDTYVKSGGTQAQSTQSALSGVSASSQSNGTKFSEYVGLYKSYVVLDTGKTSSKLLSNEVLTDSGVLVNATKTQLEVGKKYMLQVDDNKIAKVFGTEADSFQIVSTKVSSKTVYYKESGKTKSITLPSSATYYYNGSKQSYDAIENVLKPNQKISFIYSEDRSKVDYIVIKDIYAQEIYGNYDEVLILATPKTSSSLEANQVQTNKGIYFVASSIKPENLEIGAKYGVYIKDDTITAALQKVWVSDKFTIKNIDDYTLDVQQNSKTQKIQLSSKPLYYYQGTKQSYENLPNILKEDQILYVSKDPDTGKVMAYVIQDPYGTQYGNYIEAIVLQDALLDPALENNQVLTDKGIFYLPDINTKLEIGTKYGVYVKDDKITLVVKKLNTVDLYEITDVVSDTNVKLKSSNGQENIILPQKPIYYYNGNKISYSDLKNALKSGQKIYFGYSKDEKTCEYIVLQDPYSSEYGAYTEVIVLADAVVSDKLSTNEVLTDKGIYAVKSTAGKLTVGAKYGVYIKDDTITKVVKKLNSVDTAEVTEVISYTNVVLKKGSTSSSTFLPQKPVYYYNGSKVDYNSLKNIIKSGQKIYFGYNAAGNSYEYAIIQDPYYDSYGKYVETVILGTYSTAKGLDVNEVLTDQGILTLPENQNVNLELGAKYGLYIDQDNQITLVYKKLNSTEGVTVLSAISNKVTVDKGGSQLDMILPQNITYYYNGSKIDFSTALSKLQMSTSLVFGLSTKKKGYDYCVIFDPVYSKPYIAGDQTYLTLKAGDLDISGSRKFIKDGDVVDYSYIQKYNVVYEVKDIWGRNSYILIVDNKVDCYLKSYQPTRFTPKAIVANVFDPTTGKLVEKTYEISENCDSSWILSDTFKTGQRVYLLLGYDGKVVAMVNP